The Ignavibacteriota bacterium region AATGCTTCTTGATATTTTTTTGAAGTATTTAAAATTACATTTTCAGGTAAATTTGGCGCCGGCGGCTTTTTGTTAAAATTTACGGATATTAAATAATCTCGTACATATTGCTTATCAAAACTAGCTTGACCTTTGCCTTTTTGATATAATTCCTTAGGCCAAAATCTAGACGAATCCGGAGTTAATAATTCATCAATCAAGATAATTTCATTATTATAAAACCCAAATTCCATTTTCGTATCTGCCAAAATTATTCCTCTCTTAAATGCATAATCTGCCGCGGCTTTATAAATTTCCAATGTTATATTTTTCAAAGTATTAAAAACATTTTCGCCAACAATTTCCTTAGCTTTTTCTTCGGAAATATTTTCATCATGATCACCAATATCGGCTTTTGTCGAAGGAGTAAAAATCGGTTCGGGTAATTTTTCAGATTCAACTAAATTTTCAGGCAGTTTAATTCCGCAAATTGTTCCGTTTTTTTTATATTCATTCCACCCTGAACCAGAAATATAACCTCTTACAATACATTCCAAAGGAATCAACTCGGCTTTTTTAACAAGCATCGATCTTCCATTTAAAATTTCACGATATTTAGTTAGAATCGGAGGAAAATCAGATAGATCCGTAGAAATTAAATGATTTGGCACTATTTGTTTTGTGTAATCAAACCAGAATTCGGAAATTTGAGTAAGAATTCTTCCTTTAGAAGGAATTCCTTCCTGCATTATAACATCAAATGCAGATAATCTATCTGTAGAAACTATTAAATATTTATCTCCCAGATCATAAACGTCGCGAACTTTCCCTCTTTTGAATAATTTAACATCTTCAAAATTTGTTTGATTAACAATCATGTTGAAACCTTTCTTAATTTATTTACATGTAAAATATAGTTAGACATTTCCACAAAAAAATCAATTTTAATTTAAACTCTTATATTAGATACAATTCAGCAGACGATTTCAGTGTAGCCGGATTAAAGAATTAAGGTAATAATGATATATATAATTACAACCTTGCTTTTGCGCCAAAATGATTAACATAATTACTTTGATGTTCGCCATAGCTTTCCAGCATAGAATCAACAAGTTTATAAGTGCAATGTTCGCCAGCAATTTCCGAAAAAACAATTTCATAAACTTTTTGCGATTCATCAGTCATAATAATTTTTGCTAAATTTTCATCAATTTCAATTGCTTTAAGATTTGCATGGCACATTGGACAAAATATCTCTAAATGTTCTCCTTCTTTCAACTGAAATGTAGGATGTGTTGCAATTTGGTAATTGCCTAATTTCGGACTTAGTAAAATCAATCCTCTTTTTTGGCTTTCTGTTCTTACAGCCAAAATTAAGTTGGATTTTACATTCAATTTACCTTTACAGTATGGGCATAAAAAATCGTTTTTCATAGATTCACCAAAATATTTAATGTAAAAATATGATATTTTTTTTTGAGTTGAAACGTAAAAAGACGCAAAAATGTGGAGACTTAAGAAGTCAAAATAACGAGGATAATAAGCAACTAATTATAGAATTTCAATAGTTTGATAATTGCGTAGTTTCTTCAAATCCGTCATAATTTCTTTCATAATCAAAATCATCAAAATCTTCAAATTCTTCGCCGTCTTCTAAAATTGAATCGTCTATGAAATAGCTGGAAATATAAAGTTTTAACAAATCTTGAAAATTTTTGTCAGAATATTCTTTTTCAATTATTCTTTTGCATCTGCTAAAAATTTTTTTATCCAAACCATTTTTGCAGCATTTTCCCGGAGTAAGTTTGATTCGGAGTTCTTTCATAACTTCGCGTAAAAGTATACTTGCAGTTAAAGAGGCATCGTAAAAAGCTTCCATGTTTTCTCCAAAATTTTTTGGTGTAAATTATAATCGCAAATATTTTACCGATTTTTAAGCGCTAATAAGAAGAAATTATGAAGGGAATCAAACTAATTTAAACTATGTTACAATAAATTATAAAAAGAATTATTTTATTTAGCTTATTGATAAAGATGAAATGTTTTGAAAAAGTTATTCAAATTCAATGATGCAGCTCACTTAACATATAAAAATATTTTCCGATTATATAATGCCACATATTATAACTTTAAACTAATCGGAGAAATTATGAAAACAAAATTAATTCTATTATCTTTTTCGTGTTACTAATTATTGGATGTAAGGAAAATAATTCAATTGTTGAGCCAAATAATGATCAGCAAGTTTTGGATAAATCCGTATCAACATATACTTCAGACAGCTACTTAATTGACGGCAGTATCGGCGGAAAAATTAATGTTGAATATAATTGGAAAAATGCTCATGGTGAAAAATCTAAAGTTATTGCTGAATTAAAAATTCCTAAAAATGCTTTTAGTGGAATTAAAGAATTCAGTATGATCTTTAACTTAAGTAAATTTTCAGTTGATTTATTCCCTTCACCTACAACTTTTGATAAGCCAATAATATTAAAT contains the following coding sequences:
- a CDS encoding phosphoribosylaminoimidazolesuccinocarboxamide synthase, whose protein sequence is MIVNQTNFEDVKLFKRGKVRDVYDLGDKYLIVSTDRLSAFDVIMQEGIPSKGRILTQISEFWFDYTKQIVPNHLISTDLSDFPPILTKYREILNGRSMLVKKAELIPLECIVRGYISGSGWNEYKKNGTICGIKLPENLVESEKLPEPIFTPSTKADIGDHDENISEEKAKEIVGENVFNTLKNITLEIYKAAADYAFKRGIILADTKMEFGFYNNEIILIDELLTPDSSRFWPKELYQKGKGQASFDKQYVRDYLISVNFNKKPPAPNLPENVILNTSKKYQEAFELLTGERNS